A portion of the Carya illinoinensis cultivar Pawnee chromosome 11, C.illinoinensisPawnee_v1, whole genome shotgun sequence genome contains these proteins:
- the LOC122281092 gene encoding probable LRR receptor-like serine/threonine-protein kinase At1g53430 isoform X1 encodes MGFLSSDHKVVYVLVLGILVLNSFTTEFGTNAQPLPQNEVKALEAISIKLKNFNWRSSEDFCQFRNVNLTSTTTDSPTRNVSCDCNSTVCSITGIQLKSLNLSGVLPAEFGELTNLRILDLTRNYISGSIPTSFAQLPLVNLSLLGNRISEVPPKIGDISSLEELVLEDNLLEGPLPESLGNLSNLRRLLLSGNNFTGAIPETFGNLKNLSDFRIDGSRISGKIPDFVGNWINLTRLYMQGTDMEGPIPPSISQLTNLEELMISDLKGSSIGFPDLKNLKKLKYLVLRKCLINYSFPDYFGELTKLKRLDLSFNNISGQIPVESLDLDFMFLNNNSLSGQVPKWVLNSKNNLDISYNNFSGSPTISCSDESFVNMVSSHSSPGDNSSSWCLKKGLPCPRKAQNYELFINCGGERITFEGKEYEEDSNSGGFSQFSSHSEKWAYSNTGVFTGKQETSFLAKSTTSPDLYRTARLSPLSLKYYGLCLRKGSYKVKLYFAEIMFSDDQTFSSLGRRIFDVSIQGNIVLKDFNIMDEAKVAGNGTIKEFDVSVESSTLEIHLYWAGKGTTAIPYRAVYGPLISAISVKANFDVSRGLSAGAIAGIVLASCVLLVLALAALRTKGYLGGKDREDNELRGLDLQTGHFTLRQIKAATSNFDPANKIGEGGFGPVYKGELSDGAIIAVKQLSSKSKQGSREFVTEIGMISAVLHPNLVRLYGCCIEGNQLLLIYEYMENNSLARALFGREEHKLHLDWPTRKKICLGIARGLAYLHEESRLKIVHRDIKATNVLLDKDLNAKISDFGLAKLDEEENTHISTRIAGTIGYMAPEYAMRGYLTDKADVYSFGVVALEIVSGKSNTSYRPKDEFVFLLDWAYVLQEQGNLLDLVDPSLGSSYSSEEAMRMLNLALLCTNPSPTLRPSMSSVISMLDGKIAVQAPIIKRSETNPDARFRAFEKRSQDSQTHMSSSSQASRSHMQRGISMEDGPWIDSSISLPSKDDTRDHSSSSKLLKDLYDVNLSD; translated from the exons ATGGGGTTCTTGAGCTCAGATCATAAGGTTGTCTATGTTCTTGTTCTTGGCATCTTGGTCTTGAATTCCTTCACTACTGAGTTTGGAACGAACGCTCAACCCTTGCCACAAAATGAAG TGAAAGCTCTGGAAGCAATATCCATCAAATTAAAGAACTTCAATTGGCGTAGCAGCGAAGATTTTTGCCAGTTTAGGAATGTCAACCTGACAAGTACAACAACCGACTCTCCAACTCGTAATGTCTCATGCGACTGTAATAGCACTGTGTGCAGCATCACAGGAAT TCAACTGAAGAGTCTCAATTTAAGTGGAGTTCTACCGGCTGAATTTGGAGAATTGACTAATCTGCGAATACT CGATCTCACTCGCAATTATATCAGCGGATCAATTCCCACAAGTTTTGCTCAGCTCCCTCTTGTCAATTT GTCCCTTTTGGGAAATCGGATAAGTGAAGTTCCTCCGAAAATTGGTGACATTAGTTCACTCGAGGAGCT GGTCTTGGAAGATAATCTGCTTGAAGGACCACTTCCTGAAAGCCTCGgaaatttgagcaacttgagAAGACT CCTTCTTTCTGGAAACAATTTTACTGGTGCAATACCGGAAACATTTGGCAATTTAAAGAATTTATCTGATTT TAGGATAGATGGGAGCAGAATATCAGGGAAGATACCCGATTTTGTTGGGAATTGGATCAATCTTACAAGACT TTATATGCAAGGCACGGACATGGAAGGCCCCATTCCTCCTAGCATATCCCAGTTGACAAACTTAGAAGAATT GATGATATCTGATTTGAAAGGATCAAGTATTGGATTCCCTGAtttgaagaatttgaaaaaattgaaatatct GGTGCTTAGGAAGTGCTTAATCAATTATTCATTCCCAGATTATTTCGGAGAGTTGACAAAATTGAAGAGAtt AGACCTGAGCTTCAACAATATCAGTGGCCAAATTCCAGTGGAAAGCTTGGATCTAGATTTTAT GTTCTTAAACAACAACTCATTAAGTGGGCAAGTACCTAAGTGGGTATTGAACAGCAAAAATAACTT GGATATATCTTACAACAATTTTTCAGGGTCACCAACCATTTCTTGTTCTGACGAGTCATTTGT GAATATGGTTTCCAGTCATTCATCTCCTGGGGACAACTC AAGCAGTTGGTGTTTGAAGAAAGGCCTTCCCTGTCCAAGAAAAGCACAAA ATtatgaattgtttattaattgTGGAGGGGAGAGGATCACATTCGAGGGGAAGGAGTATGAAGAGGATTCCAATAGTGGTGGCTTCTCGCAATTTAGTTCTCATTCTGAAAAATGGGCTTACAGTAATACAGGGGTTTTCACGGGTAAACAAGAGACTAGTTTCCTTGCGAAGAGTACTACTAGCCCAGACTTGTACCGAACAGCCCGACTTTCCCCACTATCACTCAAGTACTACGGTCTTTGTTTGCGAAAGGGAAGCTACAAAGTAAAGCTCTACTTTGCTGAGATAATGTTTTCTGATGATCAGACATTTAGCAGCCTGGGGAGGCGCATATTTGATGTCTCAATTCAA ggGAATATAGTTTTgaaggattttaatattatggaTGAAGCTAAAGTTGCTGGTAACGGCACCATCAAGGAATTTGATGTTTCTGTTGAAAGTAGCACTCTGGAAATTCATTTGTACTGGGCAGGGAAAGGAACTACTGCCATTCCTTACAGAGCTGTCTATGGTCCTCTTATTTCTGCCATTTCAGTGAAAGCAA ACTTTGATGTTTCACGTGGTCTATCTGCCGGAGCTATTGCTGGCATTGTACTTGCGTCGTGTGTGCTCCTTGTACTGGCTTTGGCAGCTCTCCGAACGAAGGGTTATCTGGGGGGGAAAGACCGTGAAGATAATG AACTACGTGGACTAGATCTACAAACAGGTCATTTTACCTTGAGACAAATTAAAGCTGCCACCAGTAACTTTGACCCAGCAAATAAGATAGGTGAAGGAGGTTTTGGGCCAGTTTACAAG GGTGAACTATCAGATGGTGCTATAATCGCTGTTAAGCAGCTATCCTCCAAATCAAAGCAAGGGAGCCGTGAATTTGTCACTGAGATAGGCATGATATCTGCAGTACTGCACCCAAATCTTGTGAGGCTCTACGGATGCTGTATCGAAGGAAACCAGTTGTTACTAATATATGAATACATGGAAAACAATAGTCTTGCCCGTGCACTTTTTG GTCGCGAGGAGCACAAGCTACACTTGGATTGGCCTACAAGGAAGAAAATATGCTTGGGAATAGCCAGGGGGTTAGCTTATCTTCATGAGGAATCGAGATTGAAAATAGTTCACAGAGACATAAAGGCGACAAATGTTCTCCTTGATAAGGATCTAAATGCCAAGATATCTGACTTTGGTTTAGCTAAGCTTGATGAAGAAGAGAACACACATATCAGCACAAGAATTGCTGGAACAAT AGGTTATATGGCTCCAGAATACGCAATGAGGGGTTACTTGACGGACAAAGCAGATGTTTACAGCTTTGGAGTGGTTGCCTTGGAGATTGTTAGTGGGAAGAGCAACACAAGTTACAGGCCAAAGGACGAGTTCGTTTTTCTTCTGGACTGG GCCTACGTTCTACAAGAGCAAGGAAACCTTCTTGACCTAGTGGATCCAAGTCTTGGGTCAAGCTACTCCTCTGAAGAGGCAATGAGAATGCTCAACTTGGCTCTCTTATGCACCAACCCCTCTCCAACTCTCAGACCATCAATGTCTTCCGTAATAAGTATGCTTGACGGAAAAATTGCAGTTCAGGCACCAATAATCAAGCGCAGTGAAACAAACCCCGATGCAAGGTTCAGAGCCTTTGAGAAGCGATCTCAAGATAGCCAAACTCATATGTCTTCATCATCTCAAGCCAGTCGCAGTCACATGCAGAGAGGCATATCAATGGAGGATGGACCTTGGATTGATTCCTCCATCTCTCTCCCCAGTAAGGACGACACCCGAGACCATTCTTCATCGAGCAAGCTTCTCAAAGATCTTTACGATGTTAATTTGAGTGATTAA
- the LOC122281092 gene encoding probable LRR receptor-like serine/threonine-protein kinase At1g53430 isoform X3, giving the protein MGFLSSDHKVVYVLVLGILVLNSFTTEFGTNAQPLPQNEVKALEAISIKLKNFNWRSSEDFCQFRNVNLTSTTTDSPTRNVSCDCNSTVCSITGIQLKSLNLSGVLPAEFGELTNLRILDLTRNYISGSIPTSFAQLPLVNLSLLGNRISEVPPKIGDISSLEELVLEDNLLEGPLPESLGNLSNLRRLLLSGNNFTGAIPETFGNLKNLSDFRIDGSRISGKIPDFVGNWINLTRLYMQGTDMEGPIPPSISQLTNLEELMISDLKGSSIGFPDLKNLKKLKYLVLRKCLINYSFPDYFGELTKLKRLDLSFNNISGQIPVESLDLDFMFLNNNSLSGQVPKWVLNSKNNLDISYNNFSGSPTISCSDESFVNMVSSHSSPGDNSWCLKKGLPCPRKAQNYELFINCGGERITFEGKEYEEDSNSGGFSQFSSHSEKWAYSNTGVFTGKQETSFLAKSTTSPDLYRTARLSPLSLKYYGLCLRKGSYKVKLYFAEIMFSDDQTFSSLGRRIFDVSIQGNIVLKDFNIMDEAKVAGNGTIKEFDVSVESSTLEIHLYWAGKGTTAIPYRAVYGPLISAISVKANFDVSRGLSAGAIAGIVLASCVLLVLALAALRTKGYLGGKDREDNELRGLDLQTGHFTLRQIKAATSNFDPANKIGEGGFGPVYKGELSDGAIIAVKQLSSKSKQGSREFVTEIGMISAVLHPNLVRLYGCCIEGNQLLLIYEYMENNSLARALFGREEHKLHLDWPTRKKICLGIARGLAYLHEESRLKIVHRDIKATNVLLDKDLNAKISDFGLAKLDEEENTHISTRIAGTIGYMAPEYAMRGYLTDKADVYSFGVVALEIVSGKSNTSYRPKDEFVFLLDWAYVLQEQGNLLDLVDPSLGSSYSSEEAMRMLNLALLCTNPSPTLRPSMSSVISMLDGKIAVQAPIIKRSETNPDARFRAFEKRSQDSQTHMSSSSQASRSHMQRGISMEDGPWIDSSISLPSKDDTRDHSSSSKLLKDLYDVNLSD; this is encoded by the exons ATGGGGTTCTTGAGCTCAGATCATAAGGTTGTCTATGTTCTTGTTCTTGGCATCTTGGTCTTGAATTCCTTCACTACTGAGTTTGGAACGAACGCTCAACCCTTGCCACAAAATGAAG TGAAAGCTCTGGAAGCAATATCCATCAAATTAAAGAACTTCAATTGGCGTAGCAGCGAAGATTTTTGCCAGTTTAGGAATGTCAACCTGACAAGTACAACAACCGACTCTCCAACTCGTAATGTCTCATGCGACTGTAATAGCACTGTGTGCAGCATCACAGGAAT TCAACTGAAGAGTCTCAATTTAAGTGGAGTTCTACCGGCTGAATTTGGAGAATTGACTAATCTGCGAATACT CGATCTCACTCGCAATTATATCAGCGGATCAATTCCCACAAGTTTTGCTCAGCTCCCTCTTGTCAATTT GTCCCTTTTGGGAAATCGGATAAGTGAAGTTCCTCCGAAAATTGGTGACATTAGTTCACTCGAGGAGCT GGTCTTGGAAGATAATCTGCTTGAAGGACCACTTCCTGAAAGCCTCGgaaatttgagcaacttgagAAGACT CCTTCTTTCTGGAAACAATTTTACTGGTGCAATACCGGAAACATTTGGCAATTTAAAGAATTTATCTGATTT TAGGATAGATGGGAGCAGAATATCAGGGAAGATACCCGATTTTGTTGGGAATTGGATCAATCTTACAAGACT TTATATGCAAGGCACGGACATGGAAGGCCCCATTCCTCCTAGCATATCCCAGTTGACAAACTTAGAAGAATT GATGATATCTGATTTGAAAGGATCAAGTATTGGATTCCCTGAtttgaagaatttgaaaaaattgaaatatct GGTGCTTAGGAAGTGCTTAATCAATTATTCATTCCCAGATTATTTCGGAGAGTTGACAAAATTGAAGAGAtt AGACCTGAGCTTCAACAATATCAGTGGCCAAATTCCAGTGGAAAGCTTGGATCTAGATTTTAT GTTCTTAAACAACAACTCATTAAGTGGGCAAGTACCTAAGTGGGTATTGAACAGCAAAAATAACTT GGATATATCTTACAACAATTTTTCAGGGTCACCAACCATTTCTTGTTCTGACGAGTCATTTGT GAATATGGTTTCCAGTCATTCATCTCCTGGGGACAACTC TTGGTGTTTGAAGAAAGGCCTTCCCTGTCCAAGAAAAGCACAAA ATtatgaattgtttattaattgTGGAGGGGAGAGGATCACATTCGAGGGGAAGGAGTATGAAGAGGATTCCAATAGTGGTGGCTTCTCGCAATTTAGTTCTCATTCTGAAAAATGGGCTTACAGTAATACAGGGGTTTTCACGGGTAAACAAGAGACTAGTTTCCTTGCGAAGAGTACTACTAGCCCAGACTTGTACCGAACAGCCCGACTTTCCCCACTATCACTCAAGTACTACGGTCTTTGTTTGCGAAAGGGAAGCTACAAAGTAAAGCTCTACTTTGCTGAGATAATGTTTTCTGATGATCAGACATTTAGCAGCCTGGGGAGGCGCATATTTGATGTCTCAATTCAA ggGAATATAGTTTTgaaggattttaatattatggaTGAAGCTAAAGTTGCTGGTAACGGCACCATCAAGGAATTTGATGTTTCTGTTGAAAGTAGCACTCTGGAAATTCATTTGTACTGGGCAGGGAAAGGAACTACTGCCATTCCTTACAGAGCTGTCTATGGTCCTCTTATTTCTGCCATTTCAGTGAAAGCAA ACTTTGATGTTTCACGTGGTCTATCTGCCGGAGCTATTGCTGGCATTGTACTTGCGTCGTGTGTGCTCCTTGTACTGGCTTTGGCAGCTCTCCGAACGAAGGGTTATCTGGGGGGGAAAGACCGTGAAGATAATG AACTACGTGGACTAGATCTACAAACAGGTCATTTTACCTTGAGACAAATTAAAGCTGCCACCAGTAACTTTGACCCAGCAAATAAGATAGGTGAAGGAGGTTTTGGGCCAGTTTACAAG GGTGAACTATCAGATGGTGCTATAATCGCTGTTAAGCAGCTATCCTCCAAATCAAAGCAAGGGAGCCGTGAATTTGTCACTGAGATAGGCATGATATCTGCAGTACTGCACCCAAATCTTGTGAGGCTCTACGGATGCTGTATCGAAGGAAACCAGTTGTTACTAATATATGAATACATGGAAAACAATAGTCTTGCCCGTGCACTTTTTG GTCGCGAGGAGCACAAGCTACACTTGGATTGGCCTACAAGGAAGAAAATATGCTTGGGAATAGCCAGGGGGTTAGCTTATCTTCATGAGGAATCGAGATTGAAAATAGTTCACAGAGACATAAAGGCGACAAATGTTCTCCTTGATAAGGATCTAAATGCCAAGATATCTGACTTTGGTTTAGCTAAGCTTGATGAAGAAGAGAACACACATATCAGCACAAGAATTGCTGGAACAAT AGGTTATATGGCTCCAGAATACGCAATGAGGGGTTACTTGACGGACAAAGCAGATGTTTACAGCTTTGGAGTGGTTGCCTTGGAGATTGTTAGTGGGAAGAGCAACACAAGTTACAGGCCAAAGGACGAGTTCGTTTTTCTTCTGGACTGG GCCTACGTTCTACAAGAGCAAGGAAACCTTCTTGACCTAGTGGATCCAAGTCTTGGGTCAAGCTACTCCTCTGAAGAGGCAATGAGAATGCTCAACTTGGCTCTCTTATGCACCAACCCCTCTCCAACTCTCAGACCATCAATGTCTTCCGTAATAAGTATGCTTGACGGAAAAATTGCAGTTCAGGCACCAATAATCAAGCGCAGTGAAACAAACCCCGATGCAAGGTTCAGAGCCTTTGAGAAGCGATCTCAAGATAGCCAAACTCATATGTCTTCATCATCTCAAGCCAGTCGCAGTCACATGCAGAGAGGCATATCAATGGAGGATGGACCTTGGATTGATTCCTCCATCTCTCTCCCCAGTAAGGACGACACCCGAGACCATTCTTCATCGAGCAAGCTTCTCAAAGATCTTTACGATGTTAATTTGAGTGATTAA